The Candidatus Sysuiplasma acidicola genome includes a window with the following:
- a CDS encoding transposase has product GNIVLLWDNGGPHRRVDVKQFLYENRKRLYTRRFPAYAPELNPDEQIWNVLKYQELSNWCPDTVEEMKARVKGVMSRLKRNPERIRNAMVHSRLPLPSIHTCRQ; this is encoded by the coding sequence CGGCAACATAGTGCTGCTGTGGGACAACGGCGGTCCCCACAGACGTGTCGACGTGAAACAGTTTCTCTATGAAAACAGGAAACGACTCTACACAAGGAGATTCCCTGCATATGCGCCAGAACTCAACCCGGACGAGCAGATATGGAATGTACTCAAGTATCAGGAACTCTCGAACTGGTGTCCCGATACAGTAGAAGAGATGAAAGCCAGAGTGAAGGGTGTCATGAGCAGGCTGAAGAGGAATCCGGAGAGGATACGGAATGCGATGGTGCACTCCCGGCTGCCGCTACCCTCAATCCATACATGCCGACAGTAG